One genomic window of Mucilaginibacter sp. SJ includes the following:
- a CDS encoding GH3 auxin-responsive promoter family protein, with protein MGFKSALSKVFAAFVNRELNKVRKNAVSFQQKAFTDLVHAAKNTSFGKDHQFEKISNYEDFKRLVPVHDYEDLRPYIDRVVNGEEDVLWPGKPAYLAKTSGTTSGVKYIPISKESMPEHIKAARNALLSYIHETGNADFVDGKLIFLQGSPILAEKHGISTGRLSGIVAHHVPAYLQKNRLPSYETNCVEDWEQKVDAIVDETFNEDMRLISGIPPWCQMYFDRLSAKAAGKKIKEIFPNFKLYVYGGVNYEPYRARIEESIGFKIDSIETYPASEGFIAFQDSQKEKGLLLLVDSGIFYEFIPSDEYFNENPTRINIKDVELNKNYALIMNTSAGLWGYSIGDTVKFVSKDPYRIVVTGRIKHYISAFGEHVIGEEVEHALMSVAKEEGIDVVEFTVAPQVNPPAGQLPYHEWFVEFGTEPANLQAFAIKVDKALQNKNIYYFDLIEGNILQPLVIQSLQKDAFINYMRAEGKLGGQNKVPRLSNDRKIAEGLKSFIK; from the coding sequence ATGGGATTTAAATCTGCATTAAGTAAAGTATTTGCTGCCTTTGTTAATCGGGAATTAAATAAGGTTCGTAAAAACGCGGTTTCATTTCAACAAAAGGCGTTTACTGACCTGGTACATGCTGCTAAAAACACCAGTTTCGGCAAAGATCATCAGTTTGAAAAGATCAGCAACTACGAGGACTTTAAACGATTAGTGCCTGTACATGATTATGAAGACCTCCGCCCCTATATTGACCGGGTAGTAAATGGTGAGGAAGATGTACTATGGCCAGGCAAGCCTGCTTATCTTGCCAAAACATCAGGTACTACATCTGGCGTAAAATATATCCCTATCTCCAAAGAAAGCATGCCTGAGCATATCAAGGCTGCGCGAAATGCTTTGTTGAGCTATATCCACGAAACCGGTAATGCCGATTTTGTAGATGGGAAATTGATTTTCCTGCAGGGCAGCCCCATTTTAGCCGAAAAGCATGGCATTTCAACGGGCAGGCTTTCGGGTATAGTTGCACATCATGTTCCGGCTTACCTGCAAAAAAATCGCCTGCCCAGCTACGAAACCAACTGCGTAGAGGACTGGGAACAAAAGGTTGATGCCATTGTAGACGAAACTTTTAACGAAGATATGCGCCTCATCAGCGGGATCCCTCCTTGGTGCCAAATGTATTTCGACAGGCTTTCGGCCAAAGCAGCCGGTAAAAAGATAAAAGAGATTTTCCCAAACTTTAAGCTTTATGTTTACGGCGGGGTTAACTACGAACCTTACCGCGCCCGGATAGAAGAAAGTATCGGTTTCAAGATCGATTCGATAGAAACCTACCCCGCATCCGAAGGCTTCATTGCGTTCCAGGATTCACAAAAAGAAAAAGGTCTCTTATTATTGGTCGATTCGGGGATCTTCTACGAATTTATTCCTTCCGACGAGTATTTTAATGAAAACCCAACCCGCATCAATATTAAAGATGTAGAGCTGAATAAAAACTACGCGCTCATCATGAATACCAGCGCTGGTTTATGGGGCTATAGCATAGGCGATACTGTTAAATTTGTTTCAAAAGATCCGTATCGTATTGTCGTAACCGGCCGTATCAAACATTACATATCTGCTTTCGGCGAACATGTTATAGGTGAAGAAGTGGAGCATGCCTTGATGAGCGTGGCTAAAGAAGAAGGCATTGACGTAGTTGAGTTTACAGTTGCTCCTCAGGTAAACCCTCCGGCAGGACAATTGCCTTATCATGAGTGGTTTGTTGAGTTCGGCACAGAGCCGGCCAATCTTCAGGCTTTCGCCATAAAAGTAGATAAGGCACTGCAGAATAAAAATATTTACTATTTTGACCTGATTGAAGGTAACATTTTGCAACCTTTGGTAATCCAAAGCCTGCAAAAAGATGCCTTTATCAATTACATGAGAGCCGAAGGTAAACTTGGCGGCCAAAACAAAGTACCACGGCTATCAAACGACAGGAAGATTGCCGAAGGATTAAAGAGTTTTATAAAATAA
- a CDS encoding glycosyltransferase → MFFSIIIPLYNRPQEIKELLESLTLQTYSNFEVLVIEDGSVNDAEAIVNTFTDRLNLRYFKKQNEGQGFTRNFGFERAKGDYFVIFDSDCLIPPAYLQIVNDSLVTNYLDAYGGPDDAHESFTPTQIAISYSMTSPFTTGGIRGNKKGIGQFHPRSFNMGVSRQAWEKAGGFIITRLGEDIEYSIRIHSLGFKIGLIPDAIVYHKRRTNFYQFYKQLHFFGRARINISKFFPQELKLVHFFPAAFTVGVILTIILNLFGSVLAPVGNFILLIFTLLIFFHAWWKNKSLKIAFLSIIAAFTQLIAYGLGFIQDFWKRKVLSRS, encoded by the coding sequence ATGTTTTTTTCCATCATCATTCCTTTATATAACCGCCCGCAGGAGATTAAAGAACTGCTGGAAAGTCTCACATTGCAAACCTACAGCAATTTTGAGGTTTTGGTTATTGAAGATGGTTCTGTAAATGATGCCGAAGCCATAGTAAATACATTTACCGATAGACTTAACTTGCGCTATTTCAAAAAACAGAATGAAGGTCAGGGCTTTACCCGTAATTTTGGTTTTGAGCGTGCTAAAGGCGATTATTTTGTAATTTTTGATTCGGACTGCCTGATCCCTCCCGCTTACCTGCAAATTGTTAATGATTCGTTAGTGACAAATTACCTTGATGCCTACGGTGGCCCCGATGATGCACATGAATCTTTTACACCTACGCAAATAGCCATCAGTTATTCCATGACCTCTCCTTTTACTACCGGAGGCATTCGTGGTAATAAAAAGGGTATTGGCCAGTTTCATCCGCGTAGCTTTAATATGGGAGTTTCGAGGCAAGCCTGGGAAAAAGCAGGTGGTTTTATCATTACCCGTCTTGGCGAAGACATTGAATACAGCATCAGGATCCATTCGCTGGGCTTTAAAATTGGGTTGATTCCCGACGCTATTGTTTACCATAAACGGCGTACTAATTTTTACCAGTTTTATAAGCAACTGCACTTTTTTGGCAGGGCTCGTATCAATATATCTAAGTTTTTTCCGCAGGAATTAAAGCTGGTTCATTTTTTTCCGGCTGCTTTTACAGTAGGTGTTATCCTTACTATTATTCTAAACCTATTTGGCTCTGTATTAGCACCTGTAGGTAATTTTATACTCTTGATTTTCACTTTGTTAATATTTTTCCATGCCTGGTGGAAAAATAAATCGTTAAAAATCGCATTTTTGAGCATTATAGCTGCCTTCACACAACTTATTGCCTACGGGTTAGGATTTATACAGGATTTTTGGAAGCGGAAAGTTTTAAGTAGATCATAA
- a CDS encoding glycosyltransferase family 2 protein — protein MNISVVVPLYDEVESLPELTSWISRVMDENRFTYEIILVDDGSKDGSWEMIRKLQTGNPFIKGIKFRRNYGKSAALNTGFIAAKGNVVITMDADLQDSPDEIPELYRRIIEEKYDLVSGWKAKRHDPLSKTIPTKLFNAATRKMSGINNLHDFNCGLKAYRDVVVKNIEIYGEMHRYIPVLAKWAGFTKIGEQVVEHRPRKYGKTKFGLSRFINGFLDLLSIFFVGKFGKRPMHFFGTMGTLSFFAGFFITVWIIGEKLYNLAHGLTVRQPTDNPLFYIALVAIILGSQLFLTGFVAELVSRSATERNHYQIEETI, from the coding sequence ATGAATATATCAGTTGTAGTACCTCTTTACGATGAAGTAGAATCATTACCCGAATTAACCTCATGGATTAGCCGGGTGATGGATGAAAACCGTTTTACTTACGAGATAATTTTGGTTGACGATGGCAGCAAGGACGGATCATGGGAAATGATCAGGAAGCTGCAAACCGGTAATCCTTTTATCAAAGGCATTAAATTCAGGCGTAATTATGGTAAATCCGCAGCCCTTAACACCGGTTTTATTGCTGCCAAAGGCAATGTGGTGATTACCATGGATGCCGATTTGCAGGATAGTCCGGATGAGATCCCGGAACTTTACCGCCGGATAATTGAAGAGAAATATGACCTTGTTTCGGGTTGGAAAGCAAAAAGGCACGACCCGCTGAGCAAAACTATACCTACCAAACTATTCAACGCTGCCACCCGCAAAATGAGTGGAATCAATAATCTGCATGATTTTAATTGCGGCTTAAAGGCTTACCGCGACGTGGTAGTTAAAAATATTGAAATTTATGGCGAAATGCACCGTTATATCCCGGTGCTGGCCAAGTGGGCAGGTTTTACCAAAATTGGCGAACAGGTTGTTGAGCACCGCCCCCGTAAATATGGCAAAACCAAGTTTGGATTAAGCAGGTTCATCAATGGCTTTCTCGATCTGCTTTCGATATTTTTTGTAGGCAAGTTTGGTAAGCGCCCTATGCACTTTTTCGGTACGATGGGCACATTGAGCTTTTTTGCCGGCTTTTTTATAACCGTTTGGATCATTGGCGAAAAACTGTACAACCTGGCGCATGGCCTGACTGTACGGCAGCCTACCGATAATCCGTTGTTTTATATAGCCTTAGTTGCTATTATATTAGGATCACAATTGTTTTTAACCGGCTTCGTTGCCGAATTAGTATCACGTAGCGCAACCGAGCGCAACCATTACCAAATTGAAGAAACAATATAA
- a CDS encoding M1 family metallopeptidase, which yields MKFYKAALLLVLGIYAGEVKAQNADQAAPKYDQHKVFNPIFYPERGGEFRSASGAPGSKYWQNRADYKLDITLDTAKHRIEGSTLITYTNNSPDALGFLWLQVDQNIYKDDSRAEATSNVSGGRFANKSYTKGAEIKSVYIVNKGKTLKADYLITDTRMQIKLKDSLRAAGSKLQIKIEYGFDIPEYGTDRMGRQHTKNGWIYEIAQWYPRMEVYDDVTGWNTIPYLGASEFYLEYGNFDYTITAPANLVVAGSGELINPTEVLSATTITRLVEARKSDKTVTIKDSTDILRNNDYPKKPTLTWHFVCKNARDVAWAASKAFIWDAARINLPSGKKALAQSVYPVEAKGNNSYGRSTEYVKAAIELYSDKWFEYTYPVATNVAGIVGGMEYPGIVFCGSNNQNGGLWEVTNHEFGHNWFPMIVGSNERKYAWMDEGFNTFLNNVDTKVFNKGEYYEKPDQQKSAGFLFSPGAEAIMNVPDVIQEDFLAVAAYEKPALGLTILREQILGEERFDFAFKTYIKRWAFKHPTPWDFFHTMDNAAGEDLSWFWNEWFFTTWKVDQGIKDISYPDNDATKGAMITIVNLEEMALPVTISIKEENGKTGIVKLPAEIWQRGDTWTFPYKSTSKIAYATIDPDHNLPDVNPENNSYSGLPIPQGTTASTVIKAYLDAIGGADKLKNIRDLQTSAVGNIQGADVQLVTRYKMPDKYYQEAIVPSYNNLVVSHITLNGDSIKARQVNRDVQLDDAAKKMIKLKSRPFPELDYERINQNITLQPILRVVNNELAYEVDINIGTEIHIHNYYSQKTGLKLKQTIEGANDLTVEFGNYEGINGGIKIPFSVKAILVGQPIEFKVKETSVNSNPSNEAFK from the coding sequence ATGAAATTCTACAAAGCCGCGTTGTTATTGGTTTTAGGCATTTATGCCGGTGAAGTAAAAGCGCAAAATGCAGATCAGGCAGCACCTAAGTATGATCAGCACAAAGTATTTAACCCTATATTTTACCCCGAAAGGGGCGGTGAGTTCAGGTCGGCCAGTGGGGCACCCGGCTCCAAATACTGGCAAAACCGGGCCGACTACAAGCTTGATATTACGCTCGATACCGCTAAACACCGGATAGAAGGCAGCACTTTAATTACTTACACCAATAACAGCCCGGATGCGCTGGGCTTTTTGTGGCTCCAGGTAGATCAGAATATTTACAAGGATGATTCGCGTGCCGAAGCCACCAGCAATGTTTCGGGAGGAAGGTTCGCAAATAAATCATATACAAAAGGTGCCGAAATAAAATCGGTTTATATCGTCAACAAAGGCAAAACGCTGAAAGCGGATTACCTGATCACTGATACCCGCATGCAGATCAAGCTTAAAGATTCATTACGCGCAGCCGGGAGCAAATTGCAGATCAAGATTGAATACGGTTTCGATATACCCGAATATGGTACCGACAGAATGGGCCGCCAGCACACCAAAAATGGCTGGATCTATGAAATTGCGCAGTGGTACCCACGCATGGAAGTTTATGATGACGTAACCGGATGGAACACCATACCATATCTTGGTGCGAGCGAGTTTTACCTGGAGTACGGTAACTTTGATTATACCATTACCGCGCCTGCAAATTTGGTTGTAGCAGGATCTGGCGAACTTATTAATCCTACAGAAGTGCTATCTGCAACCACAATCACCCGGTTAGTCGAAGCCCGTAAAAGCGATAAAACAGTTACCATTAAAGATTCGACTGATATTTTACGCAATAACGATTATCCTAAAAAGCCAACGCTTACCTGGCATTTTGTGTGTAAAAATGCGCGCGACGTAGCCTGGGCAGCTTCAAAAGCATTTATCTGGGATGCCGCGCGCATCAATTTGCCAAGCGGTAAAAAAGCGCTTGCACAATCCGTTTACCCGGTGGAAGCTAAAGGAAATAACTCATATGGGCGCTCAACCGAATATGTTAAAGCTGCAATTGAGCTATACAGCGATAAATGGTTTGAATATACCTATCCTGTAGCTACCAATGTGGCCGGCATAGTAGGAGGGATGGAGTACCCGGGTATAGTATTTTGTGGCTCAAATAATCAAAACGGAGGTTTGTGGGAAGTTACCAATCATGAGTTTGGCCACAATTGGTTCCCGATGATTGTTGGCTCAAATGAGCGTAAATATGCCTGGATGGACGAGGGTTTTAACACCTTTTTAAATAATGTTGATACCAAGGTATTTAACAAGGGTGAATACTATGAAAAACCCGATCAGCAAAAAAGTGCCGGCTTTTTATTCAGCCCCGGTGCCGAGGCCATTATGAATGTGCCTGATGTAATACAGGAAGATTTTTTAGCAGTTGCCGCTTATGAAAAACCGGCATTAGGCCTGACTATTTTACGTGAGCAGATTTTAGGCGAAGAACGTTTTGATTTTGCCTTTAAAACCTATATCAAACGCTGGGCTTTTAAACACCCAACCCCGTGGGATTTTTTCCATACGATGGATAATGCGGCAGGTGAGGACCTGAGCTGGTTTTGGAACGAATGGTTTTTCACCACCTGGAAAGTTGATCAGGGTATAAAGGATATTTCATATCCTGATAATGATGCCACCAAAGGTGCTATGATCACCATTGTAAACCTGGAAGAAATGGCATTGCCGGTTACCATATCAATTAAAGAAGAGAACGGAAAAACCGGCATTGTAAAACTTCCGGCAGAGATCTGGCAGCGCGGCGATACCTGGACCTTCCCGTACAAATCGACCTCAAAAATTGCTTATGCAACCATCGATCCTGATCATAATTTACCTGATGTTAACCCCGAAAATAACTCATATAGCGGGCTGCCGATTCCACAAGGCACAACTGCAAGTACTGTGATCAAGGCTTATTTAGATGCCATTGGCGGTGCTGACAAACTCAAAAATATTCGCGATCTGCAAACATCGGCAGTTGGTAATATACAAGGTGCCGATGTTCAATTGGTAACCCGGTATAAAATGCCTGATAAGTACTACCAGGAAGCAATAGTACCCTCATATAACAACCTCGTTGTGTCGCATATAACACTTAATGGCGATAGCATAAAAGCAAGGCAGGTTAACAGGGACGTACAGCTTGATGATGCAGCAAAGAAAATGATCAAACTTAAAAGCCGCCCGTTTCCTGAACTTGATTATGAACGGATAAACCAAAATATAACACTGCAGCCTATTTTAAGAGTGGTAAATAACGAACTTGCCTACGAGGTTGATATTAACATAGGCACTGAAATTCATATTCATAATTATTACAGCCAAAAAACAGGATTGAAGCTTAAACAAACCATTGAAGGGGCAAATGACCTGACTGTTGAGTTTGGCAACTACGAAGGAATAAACGGAGGTATTAAAATTCCGTTCTCTGTAAAGGCCATCCTGGTTGGGCAACCAATTGAATTTAAGGTTAAAGAGACATCTGTTAATTCCAATCCGTCGAACGAGGCTTTTAAATAG
- the thrS gene encoding threonine--tRNA ligase, which translates to MINITLPDGSVRQYDKGISSMQIAQSISEGLARNVLAAEVDGQVWDASRPIEQDAHVKLLTWNDADGKSTFWHSSAHLMAEALEALYPGTKFGIGPAIETGFYYDVDFGDKVLSSDEFKQIEDKMIELAKTKEEYIRKPVSKADAIEYFTEKGDEYKLDLIKDLPDGAITFYSQGNFTDLCRGPHIPNTGFIKAVKLMSLAGAYWRGDETRKQLTRIYGVTFPKASELTEYLHMIEEAKKRDHRKLGKELELFAFSEKVGMGLPLWLPKGTALRERLVNFLQKAQVKAGYEQVITPHIGHKNLYVTSGHYEKYGADSFQPIKTPQEGEEFFLKPMNCPHHCEIYKTKPRSYKDLPVRFAEFGTVYRYEQSGELHGLTRVRGFTQDDAHLFCRPDQVKDEFKKVIDLVLYVFKALGFDNYIAQVSLRDPENRAKYIGSDENWALAENAIIEAAAEKGLPTVVEYGEAAFYGPKLDFMVKDALGRKWQLGTIQVDYNLPERFELEYTGSDNQKHRPVMIHRAPFGSMERFIAVLIEHCAGNFPLWLSPEQFIILPISEKYEEYAKKVSDILKDSDICGLIDFRDEKIGRKIRDAEVKKIPYMLVVGEKEAAEGLVSVRKHGTGDLGSMSIEDFKEQITKEITV; encoded by the coding sequence ATGATTAACATTACACTTCCCGATGGATCCGTTCGTCAGTATGACAAAGGGATCTCTTCCATGCAAATCGCCCAGTCGATTTCTGAAGGCTTAGCACGTAACGTATTAGCAGCCGAAGTTGACGGCCAGGTTTGGGACGCAAGCCGCCCTATTGAGCAGGATGCACACGTTAAATTATTAACCTGGAACGATGCTGATGGCAAGTCGACTTTCTGGCATTCATCGGCCCACTTAATGGCCGAGGCTTTAGAAGCGCTTTATCCGGGCACCAAATTTGGTATCGGTCCGGCTATTGAAACCGGTTTTTATTATGATGTTGATTTTGGCGACAAGGTTTTATCTTCTGACGAGTTTAAGCAGATAGAGGATAAAATGATTGAGCTTGCCAAAACCAAAGAGGAATACATCCGCAAACCGGTAAGTAAGGCTGACGCTATTGAGTATTTTACTGAAAAAGGCGATGAGTATAAGCTCGATCTCATTAAAGATTTGCCCGATGGAGCTATTACTTTTTATTCACAAGGTAATTTTACAGATTTGTGCCGTGGGCCTCACATCCCTAACACAGGCTTTATAAAAGCGGTTAAGTTGATGAGCCTTGCCGGTGCATACTGGCGTGGTGACGAAACCCGTAAGCAGTTAACCCGTATTTATGGTGTTACTTTCCCTAAAGCCAGCGAGCTTACCGAATATCTGCACATGATCGAAGAAGCCAAAAAGCGCGATCACCGCAAATTGGGTAAGGAGCTCGAGCTGTTTGCCTTTTCAGAAAAAGTAGGGATGGGATTGCCATTGTGGTTACCTAAAGGAACTGCACTACGTGAACGCCTGGTAAACTTTTTGCAAAAAGCGCAGGTAAAAGCAGGTTACGAGCAGGTAATCACGCCGCATATTGGTCATAAAAACCTTTATGTAACATCAGGACACTACGAAAAATATGGTGCTGACTCGTTTCAGCCAATAAAGACCCCGCAAGAAGGAGAGGAGTTTTTCCTTAAACCGATGAACTGCCCGCATCATTGCGAGATCTATAAAACAAAACCGCGTTCATACAAAGACCTGCCGGTTCGTTTTGCTGAGTTTGGTACTGTGTACCGTTACGAGCAGAGCGGCGAGTTGCACGGTTTAACCCGTGTTCGTGGTTTTACTCAGGATGATGCCCACTTATTTTGCCGTCCGGACCAGGTAAAGGATGAGTTTAAAAAAGTAATTGACCTTGTATTGTATGTGTTTAAAGCTTTGGGCTTTGATAACTACATTGCACAGGTATCATTGCGCGATCCTGAAAACCGTGCTAAATATATCGGTAGTGACGAAAACTGGGCATTAGCCGAGAATGCTATCATTGAGGCAGCAGCCGAAAAAGGCTTGCCTACCGTTGTTGAATACGGCGAGGCTGCGTTTTATGGCCCTAAGCTTGATTTTATGGTGAAAGACGCGCTTGGCCGTAAATGGCAATTGGGTACTATCCAGGTTGACTATAACCTGCCTGAGCGTTTTGAACTGGAATACACCGGAAGCGACAACCAAAAGCACCGCCCGGTAATGATTCACAGGGCTCCGTTTGGCTCGATGGAACGCTTTATAGCGGTATTAATTGAGCATTGCGCCGGTAATTTCCCGCTGTGGTTATCGCCAGAGCAGTTCATTATACTCCCCATATCAGAAAAATATGAAGAATATGCAAAAAAAGTTTCTGATATATTAAAAGATTCCGATATTTGCGGGCTAATCGACTTCAGGGACGAGAAAATAGGCAGAAAGATACGAGATGCTGAAGTCAAAAAAATCCCTTACATGCTGGTTGTGGGCGAAAAAGAAGCTGCCGAAGGCTTGGTTTCTGTACGTAAACACGGTACCGGTGATTTGGGAAGTATGAGCATAGAAGATTTTAAAGAACAAATAACTAAAGAAATAACAGTATAA
- the infC gene encoding translation initiation factor IF-3, translating into MALNKPFNRGPRLPFKKKEAEHNINQFIRAQEVRLVGDNVEQGVYSLRDALAIAQEQELDLVEISPNAVPPVCKVTDYNKFIYEQKKKLKEIKSNAKQTVIKEIRFGPNTDDHDFEFKLKHAIKFLESGEKVRAYVHFKGRAIVYKEQGEILLLRFAQALEEVGKVEQLPKLEGKRMFLTLAPKAAKK; encoded by the coding sequence TTGGCATTAAACAAACCTTTCAATAGAGGACCAAGGCTTCCTTTTAAGAAAAAAGAAGCCGAACATAACATAAACCAATTCATTAGGGCTCAGGAAGTTCGCCTTGTAGGTGACAACGTTGAGCAGGGAGTTTACTCATTAAGAGATGCCCTTGCAATAGCGCAGGAGCAGGAACTGGATTTGGTTGAAATATCTCCTAACGCCGTACCGCCGGTTTGTAAAGTAACGGACTATAACAAGTTCATTTACGAACAAAAGAAAAAGCTTAAAGAGATAAAAAGCAATGCCAAGCAAACGGTTATTAAGGAGATCCGTTTCGGACCGAATACTGATGACCATGACTTTGAGTTTAAATTAAAGCATGCCATTAAGTTTTTGGAATCTGGCGAAAAGGTAAGGGCTTACGTACACTTTAAAGGTCGTGCCATTGTTTACAAAGAACAAGGCGAGATCTTACTACTTCGTTTTGCCCAGGCATTGGAAGAAGTAGGCAAAGTGGAGCAGTTGCCAAAGCTTGAAGGAAAAAGGATGTTTTTAACCCTTGCACCTAAGGCAGCTAAAAAGTAA
- the rpmI gene encoding 50S ribosomal protein L35 — MPKMKTNSSAKKRFKLTGTGKIARKNAYKSHILTKMSTKRKRALGQTSLVSDADMGNVKRMLCIGK, encoded by the coding sequence ATGCCAAAAATGAAAACCAATTCCAGTGCTAAAAAGCGCTTCAAGCTTACTGGAACAGGTAAAATCGCAAGAAAAAACGCATACAAAAGCCACATCTTAACCAAGATGTCGACAAAACGTAAGCGTGCCCTTGGTCAAACCAGCTTAGTATCTGATGCCGACATGGGTAACGTAAAACGTATGCTTTGTATCGGAAAGTAA
- the rplT gene encoding 50S ribosomal protein L20: MPRSVNAVASRRRRKRIMNLAKGYWGSRSKVYTIAKNTVEKGLQYAYRDRKTKKREFRALWIQRINAGARQHGISYSQLMGKLAAKEIGLNRKVLADLAMNNPDAFKAVVDAVK; encoded by the coding sequence ATGCCACGTTCAGTTAACGCAGTAGCGTCGAGAAGACGCAGGAAAAGGATCATGAACCTCGCCAAAGGTTATTGGGGTTCACGTAGCAAGGTATACACTATTGCAAAAAACACAGTTGAAAAAGGTTTACAATATGCCTACCGCGACCGTAAAACCAAAAAGAGAGAATTCAGGGCTTTATGGATCCAACGTATCAACGCTGGTGCCCGTCAGCACGGAATTTCTTACTCTCAGTTAATGGGTAAATTAGCCGCTAAAGAAATCGGTTTAAACCGTAAAGTATTAGCTGACTTAGCTATGAACAACCCAGATGCTTTCAAAGCAGTTGTTGATGCAGTAAAATAA
- a CDS encoding acyltransferase family protein, with protein sequence MTSNKEGQPALSNLLRSNYYNSLNGFRGISIIIVIFYHLQLSDNYFYITIFNGGLGVNIFFVISGFLITSLCLKEKEATGGLSLKRFYIRRFLRIFPLAYLYIGVVFLLNHFYSLNISWIQFFASALYLMNFSYFRSHDFTYYFSHYWSLSVEEQFYLLFPFILKINRTAFYYIIISIVFALPLLCTVQQFVPVLNRGIIYGFTHYFIKFQSIGVGCFFALMASKETLNVIWLKQTKAAGNILAIILMFGLRFDEFYTLKSLYVNLAISVITGYLILSNIIPANDWIFKVLNNKFLSFIGILSYGIYIWQQLFTGRDSKMLLSIFPNNVLGLITVPLLSYYLYERRFLKLKSKFTHK encoded by the coding sequence ATGACTTCAAACAAGGAGGGGCAGCCTGCCTTATCTAATTTATTGCGCAGCAATTATTATAACTCCTTAAACGGATTTCGAGGCATTTCAATTATCATTGTTATATTTTATCACCTTCAATTATCTGATAATTATTTTTATATCACCATATTTAACGGAGGGTTAGGCGTAAACATTTTCTTTGTCATCAGTGGCTTTTTAATCACAAGCCTATGCCTAAAAGAAAAGGAAGCCACCGGTGGCCTATCGTTAAAAAGGTTTTATATAAGGCGCTTTTTAAGGATATTTCCCCTGGCCTATTTATATATCGGGGTGGTGTTTTTATTAAACCATTTCTACAGTTTAAACATTTCCTGGATTCAATTTTTTGCATCTGCATTATATCTAATGAATTTTAGCTATTTCCGCAGCCATGATTTCACTTATTACTTCAGTCATTATTGGTCTTTATCGGTTGAAGAACAATTTTATCTCCTTTTTCCTTTTATTTTAAAAATCAACAGAACTGCATTTTATTATATCATTATCAGCATTGTATTCGCATTGCCGCTATTGTGTACAGTGCAACAGTTTGTTCCGGTTTTGAATCGTGGCATTATTTACGGTTTTACTCACTATTTTATAAAGTTTCAATCAATTGGTGTCGGCTGTTTTTTTGCGTTGATGGCGTCCAAAGAAACTTTGAATGTAATTTGGCTCAAACAAACAAAGGCAGCCGGCAATATTTTGGCTATAATATTGATGTTTGGATTGCGCTTTGACGAATTTTATACCTTAAAATCACTGTACGTAAACCTGGCGATTTCAGTAATTACCGGCTATTTAATTTTAAGCAATATCATACCCGCAAACGATTGGATTTTTAAGGTGTTAAACAATAAATTTCTATCATTTATTGGTATTCTATCTTATGGTATATACATATGGCAACAGTTATTTACCGGCCGGGATAGTAAAATGCTATTAAGCATATTTCCTAACAATGTATTGGGTTTGATTACTGTCCCTTTATTATCGTATTATCTTTATGAACGGCGTTTTCTAAAACTCAAATCAAAATTCACCCATAAATGA